Within the Paracoccus everestensis genome, the region GGGCGACATTTCCATCGACGCGGCCAGCGTGTCGGATCCGGTGCTGATCCGGCATGACGGACAGGTGCTGTATACCTTTGCGTCCTCGGTCGACGACACGGATATGGCGGTGACCCATATCGTTCGCGGCGCGGATCATGTGACCAACACCGCCACCCAGATCCAGATCATTCGCGCACTGGGCGGAACGCCGCCCTTCTTTGCCCATCACAGCCTTCTGACCGGCGCGCAGGGCGAGGAATTGTCCAAGCGCATCGGTGCCCTGTCGATCCGCGACCTGCGCGAAGCAGGCGTCGCGCCCGAGGCGCTGCTCTCGATGATGGCACGCCTGGGATCCAGCCAGCCGGTCGAGCTGAAGATGACCCTGGACGACCTGTCCGATGGTTTCGACCTGTCGCACTTCGGTGCCTCGCCCACGAAGTTCGACGCCGAGGATTTGTGGCCGCTGACCCGCGAACGCAACCAGGCGCTGCCCTTCGACGCCGTACAGGACCGGATCAAGGCTCTTGGCGTGCCGGATGAGCTGGGCGAGCGGTTCTGGCGCGTTGCCTCGCAGAACATCACCAGGCTGGAGGATCTGGCCCAGTGGTGGACGATCTTCGCCCAAGGCGCCGAACCGCAGATCGATCCCGAGGATGCCGATTTCATCGCCCAAGCCATGCCCCTGCTGCCGCCGCCGCCCTATACGGACGCAACCTGGGGCGAGTGGACGGCCGCCGTCAAGGATGCCACGGGCCGCAAGGGCAAGGGGCTGTTCATGCCGCTGCGCAAGGCCGTGACGGGCCAGGCCCATGGTCCCGACATGGCGCAGGTGATGCCGTTGTTGCAGGTGGTCAAGGCGCGCGGCTGATCCCATCCTGGCCCCGAAAGCCACGCCGCCCCGCCACGGGCGGCGTTTTCATTTCCAGTCGCGAAAACCGCTTGACGCCCCCCGCCCCCTCGCTTACATCGCGCCCATCTGTGGCGGAGTAGCTCAGCTGGTTAGAGCAGCGGAATCATAATCCGCGTGTCGGGGGTTCAAATCCCTCCTCCGCTACCATTTTCCTGATATTATCCAATAAGCCTGAATCACCGCCCTCGGGCGTTTCTTGTTTTGCATCAATCACTTTTCCGCTAGTGTCGCCCTTCTGCAACAGTTTTTGCACAGTGTGCAAGTTTGCTCTGGCAAAGGCCCCGGCGCGGCCTATCTAGAGGTCACTGACTTAGAAGGAGACTACCCATGAAATTCGTTGCCCTTACGGTTGCTGCCTCGCTGGCCGCCTCGGCTTCTTTCGCTGGCGGCTATGTCGCCCCCGTGGTCGATACCGCGCCCGTTGTGACCCCCGTCGTTCCGGTCCAGGCTGGCCCCGACTGGTCCGGCTTCTATGCCGGTCTGCAGTATGGCCAGGGCAATGCCGAACTGTCGGACAACCTTGGCGACAGCGACTATGACGCCTACGGCCTGCACGCCGGTTACCTGTTCGACTTCGGCCAGGTGATTGCGGGTGCCGAACTGGACTATAACAAGGCCGATCTGGACGACGTGGACGGCGATGCCGACCTGTGGCGCCTGCGTGGCCGTGTCGGCTATGACATGGGCCGGTTCCAGCCCTATGCGACCTTGGGCGCCGCCCGCATCTCGACCGATGATGATGCCGGGGATATTTCGGAAACCGGGATCACCTATGGCCTGGGCGCTGAATACCTGGTCACCGAGAAATTCTCGGTCGGCGCGGAATACAGCCGCAGCGATTTTTCGGATGTGGTGACGGACGGCATCGACCTGGACACTGACCTTGTGCAGGTCCGCGCGTCCTATCGCTTCTGAGACGGCTGAACCTTGTGCCACGACGCGGTCCCGAAAGGGGCCGCGTTTTCCATTGGCTCAGTCGTCAACCACGCTGAGAATGCGTGGCAGCGCAGGGCAGGGCAGCAACTGGTTCTTGGCCACGTCCGCCAGCGAATGGTTGTGCAGGAACACATAGACATGGGCCGACAGGCTTTCCCACAGCCGGTTCGACAAGGTCTGCGCCCGCGATCCCGACACGCCGCCCGATGCGCCCGCGCCGATATGCATGGCGCTGACGGTTTCATCGACCGCTTCCAGGATTTCGGAAATCCGGATGGTTTCGGCTGCCCGGGCCAGCCGGTATCCGCCCCCCGGACCCCGGACCGACGCCACCAGGCCCGCCCGGCGCAGGCGGACGAACAGTTGTTCCAGATAGGGCAGCGAGATGTCCTGGCGGCCCGAAATCTCGGCCAGCGAGGTCAGGTCATCCCCCTTGGCGGTGGCCAGGTCGACAAGCGCGATGATCGCATAGCGCCCCTTGGTGGACAGTTTCATCTGCTGGCTCCCCTCTTGCGGCCGGGTCGGATTGACGACGCGCGCACTGGCGCGCTATGCCCCCATGGCGCGTTTCTTGCGCATTCCGGACCGGCATCCCAGATAGCGGTCTAAGAGCGCCACGCAGATGCGTCAAGAAACCACCGTCATGTCGAAGGAAGACGATGCCAGAGCTGATTTTTCCCGGTCCCGAAGGCCGGCTCGAGGGCCGCTATCACCCGCAGCCGGGCAAGCCCGACGCCCCCCTTGCCATCGTTCTGCACCCGCACCCGCAATATGGCGGGACGATGAACAACCGCGTCGTCTATAACCTCCATTACGCATTCCACAAGCTGGGCTTCACCGTGATGCGCTTCAACTTTCGCGGGGTGGGGCGCAGCCAGGGCGAGTTCGACCAGGGGATCGGCGAATTGTCGGATGCGGCATCGGCCCTGGATTACCTGCAGGCGATGAATCCCAACAGCAAGCATTGCTGGGTCGCGGGCTTCAGCTTCGGCGCTTGGATCGGGATGCAGCTGCTGATGCGCCGCCCGGAAATCACCGGCTTCATCAGCGTGGCGCCCCCCGCCAACATGTATGATTTCAGCTTCCTTGCGCCTTGCCCGTCCTCCGGGCTGATCGTGAACGGCACCGCCGACCGCGTGGCCCCGCCCAAGGACACACATACGCTGGTCAGCAAGCTGCGCGAGCAGAAGGGGATCACCATCACCCACGAGGAAATCGAGGGCGCAGACCACTTCTTCCGCGATGATGAAGCTCACATGAAGCCCATGATCGACCTGGTGCAGGGCTATGTCCGCCGCCGCCTGACCGAAACCACGCGCTGAGCCGTGCCGGACCACATCGCCCGCCAGTTCGACTTTCTGGTCGAATCCGACCGGCTGAAATCAGTCGACCGGGCGAATGTGCTGATGGATCTGTCGCGGCCGGAAAACAGCGCCGAACACAGCTGGCACGTCGCACTGCAAGCCATGACCTTCGGCGCATCCGACCGCGCCATCCAGATGCTGCTGGTCCATGACCTTGTGGAAATCGACGTGGGCGACCAGCCGATCCATCTGGACCATGATGCAGCCGCCCTGGCCGGGGCCGAGGCGCAGGCGGCGGATCGCATCTTCGGCCTGTCGCCCGACCGCGATCGCCTGATGGATTTGTGGCAGGAATTCGAGGCCGGGGCGTCGCCTGATGCCATCATGGCCCGGCGCATGGATCACAGCCAGCCGTTGTTCCAGGTGCTGTCGGCGCCGCGACCGCCGGCCGACCATGTGGTCATTGTCCGCAACAACATGGATGGCGGGCGGGCCGCACGGCTGCGGGACGAATGGCCCGAGATGATGGCCTGGGCCGAGGCCATGCTGGCCGGGAAACCGCTGCCGGGCAACGATCTGTCCCGCCGCCTGCGCTTCCTGGCCGAGGCGGATGCGCTGAAGTCGGTTCTGCGGGCCAACCTGCTGATCGACGGGTCGCGCCGGGAAAACAGCGCCGAACACAGCTGGCACCTGGCGCTCTATGCCCTGGCCTTTGCCGATCTGGCGGGGCCGGGAGTCGATATCGGCCGGGTGATCCGCATGATGCTGATCCACGATCTGGTGGAAATAGACGTGGGCGATGTGCCGCTGCATTCTGCGGCGGGCCAGGCGCATGGATCGCCTGAAATACAGGCGGCCGAGGCACGGGCCGCCCTGCGCATCTTCGGCCTTCTGCCCGATGCCCAGGCGCAGGAGTTTCTGGCGCTCTGGCAGGAATTCGAGGCCGCAGCCAGTCCCGATGCGGTCTTTGCAAAGTCGCTGGACCGCTGCCAGCCGGTGATCCAGAACCTGCTGTCGGGCGGGATCGGCTGGGTGGATTACGGCGTGACCTTTGGCGACATCGAGGCTCGGGTGGGCCGAAAGATCATCCAGGGGGCGCCAGACCTGTGGCACTGGCTGCGTCCCCGGGTGCAGGCCTTCTTCGCCTGAAGGTCAGCTTGCCAGCGGCTTCTGGTTGGCGGCATGACGCGAGGCCAGTTGCCGCGCCTTCTTGCCGGCAACAAAGGGCCGGGCGCCCGGGAAAGCATCGACGGCATCGCGAAGCTGCGGAAACAGCGTGAAAATCTCATGCGCGGCATCGCCAAGTGCCAGCAACGCCTGCGGTCCTGGATAAAGCGATTCGGTTTCCGCCCCGTTCGACACCAGGATCTCATGGGCCTCGAACATCAGGTGGACATAGGTGACGCCGGGGGCGTCCGTCAGGATGTCGATCCCCTCGACCTCGGTCAGGTGCTTGGCGGCGACCAACAGTTCGCGGGCCCCGAACATCCGTGCGGCGATGGCCGACCGGACCAGGACGCGGTGCTGCTGGGACACCAGCAGATCCCGCGTGGGCAGGTTCGGGCCAAGGGAGCCTGCGGCGATGCGCACAGGGGCCAGGGCGGGGTTGGCTGAAATTTCCGGCCCCGTGACAGGACGGGCTCCGATCCAGCGGACGGCCTGCAATCCGTTGTCACGCGTCATCACCAGATCGCCGACCCGGATATCCTCTACCAGGGATTCACCGGCGGCGGTGCGGATCAGCGTCCCGCTGGTAAAGCAGTTGATCGGCAGATCGAAGATCGTCGGCCGGAACGAGATCGTCGCCACATAGGTGTTCTGGCTCAGCGGATCGGCCGACAGGATCTTGACCCCGCGCAGGGCGTCGATGCCGTCCCATTCGCGCAGGGCGTCTTTCGACGGACGAAAGAACATGTCGCCGTTCTTCATCTGGATCAGCACGCCGTCCTGTTCCGACAGACCGCCATCGGGGAAGGCCAGTTGATAGCGGACCGACAGAAAGCCGGTAATGGTGGTGCTGACTGCCTGGCCCGAATGGGGGGCCTGATACGTCATCCGGGAATCCGCGACATCCCGGCCAATGCTGTCGTCGTTATAGGAGGTCGCGAAGGCCTCGACCCGCTTGCCATCGACGGTGATCGTGCGCGTGTCGCCCTTGATCGTTACCGGCTTGATCTGCGCGGTGCCCACGGCGCCATAGCCGGCCATCCGGTCCGCTTCCGCCTCGGTCGAGGGCGTGCCGCTGGTTGCATTGACCTGCGCATGATTGCCAAGCCACATCCATGTGACTGATGCCATGAAAACACCTGATACTCGTAAACACTACCAGGGGTTGATAACACGCATAGGTTGTAAATACATCTACCATTTGCAGTGCGTTTTTATAAAATGTTACACAAAACAGCCGCCTGTCCCGGATCTGCAACACCCCCCCTTATCACGCGACACAATTGCATACCGCTGCATACATTCTTTCCATCCCGATTGTTCCCGGCTATGACGGCAGCCGAATCCAACGCCAAAGGGAATGCCCATGTCGAAGATCAAGGTAGCCAACCCTGTCGTCGAGCTTGACGGCGACGAGATGACTCGGATCATCTGGGACTTCATCAAGCAAAAGCTGATCCTGCCCTATCTGGACGTGGATCTGAAATATTACGACCTGGGGATCGAGGAGCGCGACCGCACCGAGGACCAGATCACCATCGACGCCGCCAACGCCATCAAGCAATACGGCGTGGGCGTGAAATGCGCGACCATCACCCCCGACGAACAGCGCGTCGAGGAGTTCGGCCTGAAGAAGATGTGGAAGTCGCCCAACGGCACGATCCGCAACATCCTGGGCGGCGTGATCTTCCGCGAGCCGATCATCTGCCAGAACGTGCCGCGCCTGGTGCCGCACTGGACCAAGCCCGTGATCGTCGGCCGCCACGCCTTTGGCGACCAGTACAAGGCCACCGACTTCCGCTTCGCGGGCAAGGGCAAGCTGACCATCAAGTTCGTGGGCGAGGATGGCGAGACGATCGAGCACGAGGTCTTCCAGGCGCCGTCGTCGGGCGTGGCGATGGCTATGTACAACCTGGACGATTCGATCCGCGATTTCGCCCGCGCGTCGATGAACTATGGCCTGCAGCGCGGCTTCCCGGTTTACCTGTCCACCAAGAACACCATCCTGAAAGCCTATGACGGCCGCTTCAAGGATATCTTCCAAGAGGTGTTCGACGCGGAATTCGCCGATCAGTTCAAGAAGGCCGGGATCACCTATGAACACCGCCTGATCGACGACATGGTGGCGTCGAACCTGAAATGGTCGGGCGGCTATGTCTGGGCCTGCAAGAACTATGACGGCGACGTGCAGTCGGACACCGTGGCGCAGGGTTTCGGTTCGCTGGGCCTGATGACCAGCGTGCTGATGACGCCCGATGGCAAGACGGTCGAGGCCGAGGCGGCGCATGGCACCGTGACGCGCCATTACCGCGAACACCAGAAGGGCAACCAGACCTCGACCAACTCGATCGCGTCGATCTTTGCCTGGACGGGCGGGCTGAAGCACCGCGCCAAGCTGGATGACAACACCGCGCTGCTGAATTTCGCGCAGACGCTGGAGAAGGTGACGGTCCAGGCGGTGGAGGACGGCCACATGACCAAGGATCTGGCGCTGCTGGTCGGGCCTGACCAGAAATGGCTGACCACCATGGGCTATCTGGAAAAGGTGGACGAATACCTCAACAAGGCGCTGAACTGAGGCGTCATTGCTGAAAAGGGGGCCGGGCATTCGCCCGGCCTTTTTGCCTCCGGCGGGGATATTTGGACCAGGATGAAAGCGCGCCGGTCTTTCAATGAACAACGCGCTGCGCTATGTCGCCCCCATCCCTGGACAGGAGTCGCCCCATGAAAGCCGTTGTCATCACCTTTCCCGGATCGAACTGCGACCGAGACCTGGCCATGGCTTTGGAACAGGCAGGCGCCCAAGTGACGCGCGTCTGGCACAAGGACGACGCCTTGCCCGACGGCACCGATCTGGTGGGCGTGCCGGGCGGCTTTTCCTTTGGGGATTACCTGCGTTGCGGCGCGATCGCCGCGCATTCGCCGATTGCGGGGGCGCTGCGGCGCCATGCCGAACGGGGCGGTTTCATGCTGGGGATCTGCAACGGCTTTCAGGTCCTGACCGAACTGGGCCTGCTGCCTGGCGCCCTGATGCGCAACACCGGGCTGACATTCCTGTGCAAGCCCGCGGTTCTGAATGTCGTGACAACCGACAGCGCCTTCACCGCCGGCTATGACAAGGGTCAGCGGATCGGCATCCCGGTCGCCCATCACGACGGCAATTACCAGATCACCCCCGACGGACTGGCCCGGTTGCAGGACGGGGACCGCATCGCCTTTACCTATGCCCCCGCGATGAACGGGTCGGTCGGCGACATTGCAGGCATCTTGTCGGAAAACCGCCGCGTGCTGGGCATGATGCCGCATCCCGAACGCGCAGCCGATCCGGCGCTTGGCGGCACTGATGGGGCGGCGCTGTTCCGCTGTTTGGTTGACGGGACTGTCAACGCCTGACTTGAGCATGACGGCTTCTCCGCCTAGAGTGCGGCAGTTGTGCAACAGGACCGGGCTTCACAGGTGATCGAGGACAGGGACAGCGTCAGCGCGTCAGAGCGTTCGCGGCCGCGGCTGACCCAACCCGGCAATCCGTGGTGGCTGCGCCTTGCCGTCGCGCTGATCTTCATGCTGGCGATCGTTTCGATCTGGACGACGAATGCCTGGCTGACCACGCGTTTTTCCGAAAACACCCGCGTCCGGTCCGAACTGCGGCTGGCGCTTTACACCGGCAACCTGTTGTCGGAATTGCAGCGCACGGCGGTGGTGCCGCTGCTGCTGGCACGCGATCCGGCCTTGATCGGGTCACTGAACAGCAACGATTTTTCCACCACCTCGGCCCGGCTGATCGCGGCGCAAAAGGAAATCGGCGCGGCCTCGATCCGGCTTCTGGATGCGTCGGGGCGCACAGTGGGGGCGACCGACCGATATCAGCTTGGCAGCAACAACGTGCTGTCGCCCTTTTACGTCGAGGCGCTGCGGTCGCGCGACACGGTCTTTACCTTCGCCAACCAGGGCAGCGGAGGATACGAATTCACCTATTCCCGCGCGGTGGTCGCCGACGGCAGGACGCTGGGGGTGATCGTCGTGGGCGCGGACCTGTCGCGGCTGGAACGGTCCTGGGCGGGCATTTCAGACGCCGTGGCCGTGACCGACAGCGAAGGCCGCATCATCCTGGCGACCGAACCGCGCTGGCGTGGGTTGACCATGCCCGAGGCCCTGGCGGTGCGCGACGCGCCATCCGCCATCCAGCGGGCCTTTCAGGTCACGGCCGACTGGACCGCGCTTCCCATCGACGCCTATGTCCAGGGCCGCGCCGTCATGCAGGCCGAGGCGCGCATCCCCTTTCGCGGCTGGCGCATGATCAGCTTTACCACCTATGCATCCGTCCGCGAACAGGTGAACGCGGTCCTGGCGCTGGAGATCATGGGATTCGCCATCCTGCTGGCCGGGACATTCTATGCCCTGTCGCGCCGGGCACGCAGCCAGTCGGTCGCCTATATGCGCGAATCCGCAGACCTGCGGGCGCTGAACATGCGCCTGACCCGCGAAATCGCCGAACGAGAGCGGATGCAAAAGGAACTGCGGGTCGCCGAACAGACCGTGCAGCAAAGTTCCAAGCTGGCCGCCTTGGGCGAGATGTCTGCGGGCGTCAGCCACGAACTCAACCAGCCGCTGGCCGCGATGAAGACCTATCTGGCGGGCGCGCGGTTGCTGCTGCAGCGCGGCCGGGCCGAGGAGGCGCTGTCCAGTTTCCAGCGGATCGACGATCTGATCGAACGGATGGGCGCGATCACCCGGCAGCTCAAATCCTATGCCCGCAAGGGGGGCGAGGCGGTGGAACCCGTGGACCTGCGCGCTGCCGTCAGCAGCGCCCTGACCATGATGGAGCCGCAGTTGCGCGGCCGCACCATCCGCGTGACCCGCAACCTGCCGCGCCGCCCGGTCATGGTGATGGCCGACCGCATCCGGCTGGAGCAGGTGATCATCAACCTGTTGCGAAACGCGGTGGACGCCGTGCGAGAGCGTCGCGATGCCCGGATCGAGATCACGGTGGAAACCGGCGCCCATGCCCATGTGCTGGTGCGCGACAACGGGCCGGGCATCGCCGATCTGGAAAAGCTGTTCGAGCCGTTCTGGACCACCAAGAAACCGGGCGAGGGGACGGGGCTGGGCCTTGCCATCTCGTCCAGCATCGTGGCCGATTTCGGCGGCCGCCTGACTGCCCATAACGAAGACGAGGGCGCCGTGTTTGCCGTCGAACTGCCCCTGCTGAAGCAGCGGCAGGGCACGCAGCCGCTGGCCGCCGAATGAATGTTCGAGAGAGGAACACACAATGTCCCGCAAATTGAAGATTGCGATTGTCGATGATGAACCAGACATGCGGGAATCCATCAGCCAGTGGCTGGTGCTGTCCGGGTTCGAGACCGAAACCTATCCCAGTGCGGAAGATGCGCTGAAGGTCATCGGGTCCGACTGGCCCGGCATCGTGGTCTCGGATATCCGGATGCCCGGCATGGATGGGATCGCCTTTCTCAAGCGCCTGATGGGGCTGGATTCCGGCCTGCCCGTGATCCTGATCACCGGCCATGGCGACGTGCCCATGGCGGTCGAGGCGATGCGGATCGGCGCCATGGACTTCATGGAAAAGCCCTTCAATCCCGACAAGATGACCGCGCTTGCCAAGAAGGCCACGCAGATGCGGCGCATGACGCTGGACAACCGCGCGCTGCGCCGCGACCTGTCGGAAGGCCAGCAGGTGATGTCCAAGCTCATCGGCACCAGCCCGGTGATGGAACGCCTGCGCGAGGATATCCTGGATCTGGGCCAGGCCGACGGCCATGTGCTGATCGACGGCGAAACGGGCACCGGCAAGACGCTGGTGGCCCATGCCCTGCACGCGGTCGGCCCCCGCGCGTCGCGCAAGTTCGTGCCCGTGTCCTGCGCCGCCTACAGCGACGAGGCGCTGTCGGCCCGCCTGTTCGGCCCGCTGGAGGACGGCATCCCCGCGGTCGAGGAGGCGCGCGGCGGCACCCTGTGCCTGGAGGATATCGAGGCGCTGTCCGAATCGCTGCAAGCGCGCCTGCTGGCCTTTATCAGCGAAGGCGGCAGCCCGGCCGAAACCCGCATCATCGCCATTTCCAATGCCCGGGGCGAGGGCCGCAAGGCCGAGGATTCGCTGCGCCCCGACCTGTTCTATCGCCTGTCCGCGCTGAAGATCACCCTGCCGCCGCTGCGCGCGCGGGGCGAGGACATCCTGTCGCTGTTCACCCGCATGACCGAGCAGTTCTCCGAGGAATACGGCTGCGAGCCGCCGCAGGTTTCGGCGCAGGAAGCCGCGCAGCTTTTGCAGGCCCCCTGGCCCGGCAATATCCGTCAGTTGATCAACGTGGCCGAACGCGCCGTGCTGCAGAACCGGCGCGGGTCGGGATCCATCGCCTCGCTTCTGATGGCGGACGGGGACGACAACCAGCAGGCCACCACGACCGAGGGCAAGCCGCTCAAGGAATATGTCGAAAGCTTTGAGAAGATGCTGATTGACAACACCATGCGCCGCCACAAGGGCAGCATTTCCGGGGTCATGGACGAATTGTGCCTGCCGCGCCGGACGTTGAACGAGAAGATGGCCAAATACGGCCTGCAGCGCGGCGACTATCTTTGAATGTAACAGGGGGCGGATTTCTCCGCCCCCCTGTAGCATTACGGGCCATTACAAAAACAGAAACCGAAATACTCGGCCCAATATTTCCGATCCAAAGGATGACCGGTCAGGTCAGCAAGCTTGTCACCTTTACACGCAAGCGCAGTCGTCCACTGGGTCCGTCGCCGGACCTGCGGGGACTTCGCCGCCACACACCAAATCGGACCTGCCGTCCTGCTTCGTCAATGCCGCACCCTGCACAAGGCTGCGTTCGGAAAGGCTGGAGCCACCGGATGAACGCAACACGGTGTCGGGATATTCGGTTGCATATTCCAACATCGACATCGCGATTTCCGGTCCCTGGTCCAGATCTTTTCCTGTTGCAGTCCAATCGTTGACTGCCCGATCAATTTACTCGTGCGTCATCCATGGCTCAACCTGTCCATTTGGTCAGTTAAGCATATGCTTATTGATATACATCTGATTTTCCAAGAAAATTGCACGGCCTGCAAATATGGATGGACAAAATGGCGTCTTCACTCGCTGCACTTGCATCGGGCGATGCCGGCACGTCCGGGGCATGGCCCTTGCGCCGCAAGCCCGTGGACGCTAACCCGCTGGCGTCAGCACAGGGGCATTTCATGAGCGACAGTTCCGCCAAGGCACCTCACCCGCGCACGCAGGCCGTCCATCACGGCATCCGCCGCAGCCAGTATGGCGAGATGGCCGAGGCGATCTTCCTGACGCAGGGCTTCGTCTATGACAGCGCCGAACAGGCCGAGGCGCGCTTCAAGGGCACCGGCCCGGACGAATTCATCTATGCCCGCTATGGCAACCCCACCAGCCGTATGTTCGAGGATCGCATCGCCGCCCTGGAAGGGACCGAGGATGCCTTTGCCACGGCCAGCGGCATGGCCGCGGTCAACGGCGCGCTGTTTTCCATGTGCAAGCCCGGCGATCACATCGTTGCGGCCCGCGCGCTGTTCGGATCCTGCCTTTATGTCCTTGATCTGCTGGCCCGTTTCGGGGTCGAGGTCACCTATGTGGACGGCACCGACCTGGACCAGTGGCGCGCGGCCCTGCGCCCCGGCACCAGGGCGGCCTTCTTCGAGACCATGTCGAACCCCACGCTGGAGGTGATCGACATCGCCGCCGTCGCCGATCTGGCGCACAAGGTCGGCGCCTTGGTTGTCGCCGACAATGTCTTTGCCACCCCGGTCTTTTCCCGTGCCGCCGATCTGGGCGCCGATGTGATCGTCTACTCCGCGACCAAGCATATCGACGGGGGCGGGCGCGCGCTTGCGGGCGTGATCTGCGGCACCCGCCAGTTCGTGCGAGAGGTGGCCGAGCCCTACCTGAAGCATACCGGCGGCGCGATCAGCCCGTTTCACAGCTGGATCATGCTGAACGGACTGACGACGATGGATCTGCGCGTCCGTGCCCAAGCCGACAGCGCCCTGGCAATCGCCCAGGCGCTGCAAGGCCATCCGGCCCTGTCGCGCGTGATCTATCCGGGCCTGGCCAACCATCCCCAGCACGATTTGGCGATGCGCCAGATGGGGTCGGGCGGCACCATGATCGCCTTCGAGGTCGCGGGCGGCAAGGACGCGGCCTTCGCCGTGCTGAACCGGCTGGGGATCGTCAGCATTTCCAATAACCTGGGCGATGCGAAATCCATTGTGACTCATCCCGCGACCACCACCCATCAGCGCCTGTCCGAGGATGACCGTGCCTATCTAGGCATCACGCCCGGTCTGCTGCGGCTGTCCGTCGGGTTGGAAGATGCGCAGGATCTGATCGACGACCTGCACCAGGCCCTTGGCGCATAAGGGCTGGTCGGCCCCGTTGGCCCGAATGCCGGATTAACGCTTTGGAATCCGCGCCCGAACCCCCATATTATGGCGCGATCCCGCAACAAGGATGCCCACATGACCGAAGCCCGCCCGATGATCCCTGCCTATCCGGCCTTGGCGCGCAGCTATGACGCGGGGTTCCGGGTGGATGACGCCTACAAGGCCGGGCTGCCCGATCTGCAGAACGGTCCTGCCAGCCTGATCATTGGCGCCCGCAAACCGATCCAGCACGTAGGCATCTCGAACTTTCGCCTGCCGATCCGGTACCAGACCCGCGACGGGGGCGAGCTGGCGCTGGAAACCAGCGTGACCGGCACCGTCAGCCTGGAAGCCGATCGCAAGGGCATCAATATGTCCCGGATCATGCGGTCCTTTTATGCCCATTCCGAACATGCCTTCAGCCTCAAGGTGCTGGAGGCTGCGCTGGACGACTACCAG harbors:
- a CDS encoding sensor histidine kinase — encoded protein: MLAIVSIWTTNAWLTTRFSENTRVRSELRLALYTGNLLSELQRTAVVPLLLARDPALIGSLNSNDFSTTSARLIAAQKEIGAASIRLLDASGRTVGATDRYQLGSNNVLSPFYVEALRSRDTVFTFANQGSGGYEFTYSRAVVADGRTLGVIVVGADLSRLERSWAGISDAVAVTDSEGRIILATEPRWRGLTMPEALAVRDAPSAIQRAFQVTADWTALPIDAYVQGRAVMQAEARIPFRGWRMISFTTYASVREQVNAVLALEIMGFAILLAGTFYALSRRARSQSVAYMRESADLRALNMRLTREIAERERMQKELRVAEQTVQQSSKLAALGEMSAGVSHELNQPLAAMKTYLAGARLLLQRGRAEEALSSFQRIDDLIERMGAITRQLKSYARKGGEAVEPVDLRAAVSSALTMMEPQLRGRTIRVTRNLPRRPVMVMADRIRLEQVIINLLRNAVDAVRERRDARIEITVETGAHAHVLVRDNGPGIADLEKLFEPFWTTKKPGEGTGLGLAISSSIVADFGGRLTAHNEDEGAVFAVELPLLKQRQGTQPLAAE
- a CDS encoding sigma-54-dependent transcriptional regulator produces the protein MSRKLKIAIVDDEPDMRESISQWLVLSGFETETYPSAEDALKVIGSDWPGIVVSDIRMPGMDGIAFLKRLMGLDSGLPVILITGHGDVPMAVEAMRIGAMDFMEKPFNPDKMTALAKKATQMRRMTLDNRALRRDLSEGQQVMSKLIGTSPVMERLREDILDLGQADGHVLIDGETGTGKTLVAHALHAVGPRASRKFVPVSCAAYSDEALSARLFGPLEDGIPAVEEARGGTLCLEDIEALSESLQARLLAFISEGGSPAETRIIAISNARGEGRKAEDSLRPDLFYRLSALKITLPPLRARGEDILSLFTRMTEQFSEEYGCEPPQVSAQEAAQLLQAPWPGNIRQLINVAERAVLQNRRGSGSIASLLMADGDDNQQATTTEGKPLKEYVESFEKMLIDNTMRRHKGSISGVMDELCLPRRTLNEKMAKYGLQRGDYL
- the metZ gene encoding O-succinylhomoserine sulfhydrylase, whose protein sequence is MSDSSAKAPHPRTQAVHHGIRRSQYGEMAEAIFLTQGFVYDSAEQAEARFKGTGPDEFIYARYGNPTSRMFEDRIAALEGTEDAFATASGMAAVNGALFSMCKPGDHIVAARALFGSCLYVLDLLARFGVEVTYVDGTDLDQWRAALRPGTRAAFFETMSNPTLEVIDIAAVADLAHKVGALVVADNVFATPVFSRAADLGADVIVYSATKHIDGGGRALAGVICGTRQFVREVAEPYLKHTGGAISPFHSWIMLNGLTTMDLRVRAQADSALAIAQALQGHPALSRVIYPGLANHPQHDLAMRQMGSGGTMIAFEVAGGKDAAFAVLNRLGIVSISNNLGDAKSIVTHPATTTHQRLSEDDRAYLGITPGLLRLSVGLEDAQDLIDDLHQALGA